In a genomic window of Panthera tigris isolate Pti1 chromosome D4, P.tigris_Pti1_mat1.1, whole genome shotgun sequence:
- the ANXA1 gene encoding annexin A1, translated as MAMVSEFLKQAWFIENEEQEYVKTVKSSKGGPGSAVSPYPSFNPSSDVAALHKAITVKGVDEATIIDILTKRNNAQRQQIKAAYLQEKGKPLDEALKKALSGHLEEVVLALLKTPAQFDAEELRAAMKGLGTDEDTLDEILVSRTNKEIREINRVYREELKRDLAKDITSDTSGDYRNALLSLAKGDRSEDFGLNDDLADTDARALYEAGERRKGTDVNVFITILTTRAYPHLRQVFQKYAKYSKHDMNKVLDLEMKGDIEKCLTAIVKCATSKPMFFAEKLHHAMKGAGTRHKALIRIMVSRSEIDMNDIKACYQKLYGVSLCQAILDETKGDYEKILVALCGD; from the exons ATGGCAATGGTATCAGAATTCCTCAAACAGGCCTGGTTTATTGAAAATGAAGAGCAGGAATACGTT AAAACTGTGAAAAGCTCCAAAGGCGGTCCTGGGTCAGCAGTGAGCCCCTATCCTAGCTTCAATCCATCCTCGGATGTTGCCGCCTTGCATAAAGCGATAACAGTCAAAG GTGTGGATGAAGCAACCATCATTGACATTCTGACCAAGAGAAACAATGCACAACGTCAGCAGATCAAAGCAGCGTATctccaggagaaaggaaag CCCTTGGATGAAGCTCTGAAGAAAGCCCTTTCTGGTCACCTCGAGGAAGTTGTTTTGGCTCTGTTAAAAACTCCAGCCCAGTTTGATGCTGAAGAGCTTCGTGCTGCCATGAAG GGCCTTGGGACTGATGAAGATACTCTGGATGAAATTTTGGTATCAAGAACTAACAAAGAAATCAGAGAGATTAACAGAGTCTATAGAGAAG aaCTGAAGAGAGATCTGGCTAAAGATATCACCTCAGACACATCTGGAGATTATCGGAATGCTTTGCTTTCTCTCGCTAAG GGTGACCGATCTGAGGATTTTGGCTTGAATGACGACTTGGCTGATACGGACGCCAGG GCTTTAtatgaagcaggagaaaggagaaaagggacagaTGTGAATGTGTTCATTACCATTCTCACCACCAGAGCATATCCCCATCTTCGCCAAg TGTTTCAGAAGTACGCCAAGTACAGTAAGCATGACATGAACAAAGTTCTGGACCTGGAAATGAAAGGGGACATCGAGAAATGCCTCACAGCTATTG TGAAGTGTGCCACAAGCAAACCGATGTTCTTTGCTGAGAAGCTTCATCATGCCATGAAG GGTGCTGGGACTCGTCATAAGGCACTGATCAGAATTATGGTCTCCCGTTCTGAAATCGACATGAATGATATCAAAGCATGCTATCAGAAGTTGTACGGTGTCTCCCTCTGCCAAGCCATCCTG GATGAAACCAAGGGAGATTATGAAAAAATCCTGGTGGCTCTCTGCGGAGACTAA